From the genome of Gracilinanus agilis isolate LMUSP501 chromosome 2, AgileGrace, whole genome shotgun sequence, one region includes:
- the DUSP11 gene encoding RNA/RNP complex-1-interacting phosphatase: MSRRQQARGGWGGPSAVGRGSGGGGGRGKGVNHLPDRWKEYLPVGRRMPGTRFIAFKVPLKKSFEEKLAPEERFSPLDLVNKIREQNEELGLIIDLTYTQRYYKPEELPEALPYLKIFTVGHQVPDDDTIFKFKSAVNKFLKENQDNDKLIGVHCTHGLNRTGYLVCRYLIDVQGMKPNDAIELFNRCRGHAIERQNYIDDLRHGPVRKNDGTFRSEHFEESSFIKRRNFYNTQETDFHGPRRTFHWSRDFHGQPQEDVHYQAHEFHSQSRDFRSHRREFHSQPRDFYQSSRKNQYRRNYSCQNVGSHPPLPPPGPPREDYSQSRYTWNLKPNYNLPPWNKRQKLNSYNGPYFSDPWGADRQPQICRSQMEENSWHDV; the protein is encoded by the exons GTGGAAGGAGTACCTGCCGGTGGGGCGGCGGATGCCAGGGACGCGCTTCATCGCCTTTAAGGTGCCTTTGAAGAAG AGTTTTGAAGAGAAACTTGCCCCGGAGGAGCGCTTCTCCCCGCTGGATCTCGTTAACAAGATCAGAGAGCAGAACGAAGAGCTCGGCTTGATCATCGACCTGACCTACACACAACGCTATTACAAACCTGAG GAGCTGCCTGAGGCGCTTCCTTACTTAAAGATCTTCACCGTTGGACACCAGGTGCCTGACGATGACACCATTTTTAAATTCAAGAGTGCCGTGaacaaattcttaaaagaaaaccaaGATAATG acaaactCATCGGCGTCCACTGCACACACGGTCTAAATAGAACCGGATACCTTGTCTGCCG GTATTTGATTGATGTTCAAGGAATGAAACCAAATGACGCGATAGAAC TGTTCAACAGGTGTCGAGGACATGCGATAGAGAGACAGAATTACATTGACGATCTCCGGCACGGACCGGTCAGAAA GAACGACGGGACCTTCCGGTCAGAGCATTTTGAAGAATCGTCGTTTATCAAGAGGAGAAACTTTTACAACACCCAAGAAACGGATTTTCACGGGCCCAGGCGGACCTTTCACTGGTCCCGAGACTTCCACGGCCAGCCCCAAGAAGACGTTCACTACCAGGCCCATGAATTCCACTCTCAGTCCAGGGACTTTCGATCCCACCGGCGAGAATTCCACTCACAGCCTCGAGATTTCTACCAGTCCTCCAG GAAAAACCAATACAGACGGAATTACTCTTGCCAAAACGTGGGCAGCCATCCCCCTTTGCCTCCTCCGGGCCCGCCCAGAGAAGACTACTCTCAGAGCAGATATACTTGGAATCTGAAGCCCAACTATAACCTCCCTCCTTGGAACAAGAGACAGAAACTGAACAGTTACAATGGACCGTATTTTTCAGACCCGTGGGGGGCAGATAGACAGCCACAGATATGTAGAagtcaaatggaagaaaatagttGGCACGACGTTTAG